AAAGCAGAAAAAGTCTTTAAATAAAATTTTAGCTATTTTAAAAGAGCATTCTGTTGAACTGGAAGAGAATACTACACTTTTTATAAGGGCAGATGAAAACTTCATGATTGAAAATGCGGTTGATAAGGTATTCACAGCGAAAGTTCCCTTCTATGTAAGCAGCAGTCCTAAATATGGTGAAGATATGAAATATACTAATATACTGCTTATGCCGAAGTCTAAAAAGATTCTGCCGCTTGACCCTGACAGGCAACTGGATATACTGATTGCACCAGGAACTGAATTTGAACTTCAGGATACAATGGACGGAACTCAAAATCTGTGGATGTGCGGTGCACAGCCGTTCTATGAAAAATAAGTTTCTGTCTGTTTAAATTCGTGAGGATTATACGTCCGGCAGGTATTTGCGGAAAATATTTGAAATAGCTTAAATATAACTTGCAGACAAATTATATATTATGTACTGTGACAACTGCGGAGCTGAACTTGTTGACGGCGCCTCATTCTGCTCCAGCTGCGGAAAAAAGGTTAGGGTTAAAAAACCCCATAAAAACATATACATTGCTTTGGTATTGACCTTCTTACTTACAGGGCTCGGTACAATATATGCAGGCAATACCATGAAAGGATTAAAATTGCTTGCACTTAGAATACTCTTTATCAGTCTGGGAGTATTTTTAAACTTTTTCTTTATTTTCTCATTCATCGTCTGGGCCTATGCATTCTATGAGGCATACAAGGATGTTCAAATAGCCAACGGTCACAGCAATCCTGATATTATAAATGACTTTAAGAGCTGGAATCCCAACACTCAAAAAGTCGCCCTAATAATCATAGCGGTTATATTAATTTTAATGGTTGTCGGCTGTATTTCTTCTCTGACTTTGAACAGCTATTCCAGCAGTGATTCAAAATCCCATTACTATTCAAGCGGAAGCGGCAGCAGTAGCGGTTCATCACATTCCACACACTCTTCACATTACTCCGGTGTTGACGATTCGCCTCATACTATTGCCAGAAATGATCCTGACTGGTATTACGACCATTATGAATACGGTGACAATCCCGATATAGATGACTATCTCGAATCTCAGGGTTATGACTAGCTGAAAAAATAAAACTGATTATCTGAGTGAATATACTATTGACCTTATAATTGTAATCAGACAAACAACGCTGATTGCAATAGGATAGCCTAAAAATCCAACAATGAATCCTATAATAAGCAGTATAAATGGAATAACTATAGCATTTTTCAAATCCACGACTTTTGCTAAATATTCATTATCATCATTGATTTTCATCAGATATCTGCTCATGGCAAAGAGAATAATATCAATTAAAATAAAATCCAAATCATATAAAGACTCGCTTAATAGGGAATTCGGATTATTGGCAACGAAAGTTGCTAAATATGGAATCAGTGAAATTACAAACATTAAAAGAATGTTTAACCAAATAATTTTAGAATCTATTTTTTTACATGGGCATATGTTAAATGGTGATATTGCCAGATATTTGCACAGATTAGAAAACTGATTAGATAAGTAAAATAAGAACCTTTCAAGGCAAGAATTCATGCGATAGTTGCAGTTTCAGGCTGCGGCAATTCCAAAACTAAAACGGTCACGATAATTGCAATAATCGCGTCATAAAAGGCTTCTAATCTGTTGGTGTCCATCAGGGTTTTTGTTTCCATATTACATTATTTGGTTATAATGATATATCAAAATATTGTATTGTGATATTAAAAATATAATTCCAATCATGGATGCTATTTAAGTTTTAATATCAAAAATCTTTTCTTTAATATTTAAATAATCTAAACAAAGAATAATCATTAAAATGAAAAAATTGGTGATGGTGTTTTGTTAGTTATAATCACCTAATAGTATTTCTGACTTTTGCAGAATTTAATTTAACAAATTCATTTGCCTTTTTGTAACCTAAAAGCCATTTATGACAAATTATATTTCCTGCACGATGTTGATTTGATGTTGTAAGCTCTGCTACATATTGACATGCTGGAAGGCTTCCTGTATATTTGTAACTACCGTCATAAGCTATGAAAAAGATGACTTTTGATTTTACGGTTTTGGTTGTACTTTTGAAAGTCTTTTTGTTAATCACATCAACTTTTTGTTTAATGGTTTTTCCAGTGTTTAATTTAAAAACATAAGTTTTTTCATTGTATTTGGCATTGACAAGCTTTTTATATTTGTCTAGTGGAATAACAACTTTATAGCCTTTAATGGATATGGTTCTTGCAGATTTGCTTGTACTCAATACCCGAATCTTGCTTTTTTTAGTAATGGATGGATTATGGTCTTCATCACCTAAATATGATGCAGAATAAGTGAATGTTCCCTGTTTATTCATTTTAACTTTCAAAGTGGCAACACCGTCACTATCAATGGTTCTATAATAATTTTTATTGTTGACTGTAAATTTTATTCTGCCGTCTTCATAGATGGAATCTCCCTCAAGATCAGTTACTCTTGCTTTAATAATTGCATAGTCGCCTTTGACAACATAAGTTTCTTTTAAAATTAATTCAACATCTGATTTAACAATCTTAAGATTGAAAATAATCGGTTTAATGTTATAGTAGTAATCGTCCACTATGATTTTACATGAATGAATTCCAACACCCATGGCGCTGGGGCTGCACCAGTATGCATCTTCGGTTTCGTCATATTCAAATTTCATTAATTCTTCATTTGTATCGGCATCAACTAGTCTAACTTCCATATCCTCAATATTATAACCGTCTTCATCTACAACAGTTACGTAATATCCGAAGTAATCATCAAAGTCTGTTGTATAGTTTATTTCATCGGGTATATTTTGCCTGTAGCTGTATCCTTCAGGAATTATTCTTGGTTGATATTCATCATAATCGTATTCACTTACAGTATTTTCATCATTTAACTCAATAACTTCAGTTGCATCATCTGCACTGACAGAACTGACAGTAACATTTTCAGATGCGCTGACTGCTGAGACTGCAAGCAAACTTACTAGAAACATTACAATCATTATTATCTTTGTATACTTCAATTCATTTCCTCCTAAATTTTTAATTAATATATGTTATATACAACTTATTATTAATTATTATTTATTGGACTGATATCAATTAGTAAGATGTAAATAATGTGCTGTTTACGGAGCTGTTAATATGTATGATTTAAAAAAAGTAGAGAAAAAATTTCACGAATACTTAAAATCAAGACTAAACGATAAAACCTATAAGATTGATGAAATCCGAATAACTGAAGAATTATTAAAACAGGAAAAAGCATTTTATATGCCGTTCGGATGGATATCCTATTTTTTAGTCATTGAAGATGAAAAACCTGCAGTATATGCAAATGCCTGTTCAAGAATGGATTTGGATATTATTGCAGTTATAGACGAAAACGGCTATGAGGATTACGATGTGTGGGACGGTGACCATCCGGATATAATTAAAAAATATCGCAGACATGCCAGTCATGTTAAAAAATTCAATTATGATGATTTGATGTTTATCAGTGATGTTGAAAGATAACTTTTAACATATTTTCACTTTTTTTGCCCATCAATAGACTGAACTAATTTTTTAATTTAATCGTTTACTTAAAAATTAAATTGAATAACTGTTTTTTTTATTAAAGGGTTATTTGTTTTTAACCAGTTTTTGATGTCTTCATGCAGCTTCTTATTTTCTTCTTTTACAGTTTTCAGCTCATCGAAGAGGCTTTCGTATTTTTCTTCAATGAGATTTTCAAGTTCTTCATCATCATCCTTCAGCAGACGGTCAGTTAAGAATGATGAAATGGCAGCTGTGATTGCTGTTGTTAAAGTAAGGATTACGAAATTAAAATCATCAAACAGTCCGTATGATTTACTCCAGGCATACAGCACTCCTGTAAAAATAAGGATAGTTAAAAAGACTTCTAAGAGAGTTACATTATCACATTTCTTTTTTTGTCAATCTCTGTTTCATGTTATCTGTATTTTAAGCATTCATTTTTTTTTTCAAAAATCGTATTTTTGTTATGATGATAGCAGTAGTAATTAATTAAAATTCTAAATTCAATTCTCTGTTTAAATAAGGGTATTTTAAGTTTAAAGCAATATTTGTAGGGCAATGTAAATTTTATCCCATTTCAAAGCAAAAATATTTAAATATATTGGTACAAATAATTAATTGAATATTTGTATCATCATTATAATTTTTTAGGTGTTATTTTAAATGTAATATGAATCTCTCCGAAATTAGTGGTTATCACCTGTTATTAAAGTAGGAGTTAATTGATAAATTTCTGAGGGGAATATCTTGAAGCTATTGAGTTAGACTTTGTGAAATTAGAAGAAATATTGAATATTTAAAATTTAATATTCATTGATACAATTAATAAACTGGAGGAATACATGTCTGAATATGTTGTTAATGAAAATAGAAATATAATAGATGATTTTTTAGACATTTTTAAAAAGTTCTATTATTCAGTTAAATACAAATTTTCAAAAGATGATGGAATGTCTCTTGATGAATTTATAAATAAGTATTCGGAGGATGATGAATTTTTAAACTATATTGACTATATCAAATCATCTTTAAATGAAATTTCTGAAATGATGACTCAAATCAACTTTGATTATGATGAATATTATAACTTTGCATCAATTAAAAAAATGATTATATACATTATTGATCATCTTGAAAAATATTTTTACTATTCTTCATTTATAGTTCTTCTTTTAAAAAATTTCAATGATTTAATTATTAAAGAAAAACAGTTGGATGATTATAAGGAAGAATATGAAAAATTTGATATTTTCTTATATGAACAAGAAGATTACTTCTACACTGAAATCTTTGAGCATGATTCCAAATATGATGATGCAATAGACAACGTAACAAAGATATTGGGGTAACTTATGAATATATTTTTAGATACTAATGTAATAATTGGTTATATCTATTCACTAGATGCATTACATTCTTCTTCTCGAAAAGCAATTGTTAGAAAAAGTAATAATTATTATTCTTTTCATGTTAATCAGGAAGTGATATGTGTTTCTCGAAGAAAAGATAGAGAATATTCTAAATTTCTAATTGAATTGGGAAAAATATTTAACCGATATGGCGATAATGATTTCATCGACTTATCTGAAATTCACATTAAAGTTAACCAATTTGGCCAAATTGGAAAATTGGAAGTGGATAATATGCACTTGGCAGTTGATGCATTTAAAGTTAAAACAGAATTTAATAATTATTCACAGAATTTTGAATCAAAACATAGAAAATGCAGGATAAATTGCTTAAATGAAATGACTTGCATTCCAGCATATCAAAATAAAGATTCAAATGTCCTTGAGGTTATTGAGAAAAAATCTCTTAGAGATTATTTTCACGGTGAAGATGAAGATATTCTTTTTGATGTTCATGAATATCTAAAAAATAATCCCATTTCAGATTTAACATT
The sequence above is a segment of the uncultured Methanobrevibacter sp. genome. Coding sequences within it:
- a CDS encoding zinc ribbon domain-containing protein, which encodes MYCDNCGAELVDGASFCSSCGKKVRVKKPHKNIYIALVLTFLLTGLGTIYAGNTMKGLKLLALRILFISLGVFLNFFFIFSFIVWAYAFYEAYKDVQIANGHSNPDIINDFKSWNPNTQKVALIIIAVILILMVVGCISSLTLNSYSSSDSKSHYYSSGSGSSSGSSHSTHSSHYSGVDDSPHTIARNDPDWYYDHYEYGDNPDIDDYLESQGYD
- a CDS encoding TMEM175 family protein, with the translated sequence METKTLMDTNRLEAFYDAIIAIIVTVLVLELPQPETATIA
- a CDS encoding Ig-like domain-containing protein, with product MKYTKIIMIVMFLVSLLAVSAVSASENVTVSSVSADDATEVIELNDENTVSEYDYDEYQPRIIPEGYSYRQNIPDEINYTTDFDDYFGYYVTVVDEDGYNIEDMEVRLVDADTNEELMKFEYDETEDAYWCSPSAMGVGIHSCKIIVDDYYYNIKPIIFNLKIVKSDVELILKETYVVKGDYAIIKARVTDLEGDSIYEDGRIKFTVNNKNYYRTIDSDGVATLKVKMNKQGTFTYSASYLGDEDHNPSITKKSKIRVLSTSKSARTISIKGYKVVIPLDKYKKLVNAKYNEKTYVFKLNTGKTIKQKVDVINKKTFKSTTKTVKSKVIFFIAYDGSYKYTGSLPACQYVAELTTSNQHRAGNIICHKWLLGYKKANEFVKLNSAKVRNTIR
- a CDS encoding PIN domain-containing protein, giving the protein MNIFLDTNVIIGYIYSLDALHSSSRKAIVRKSNNYYSFHVNQEVICVSRRKDREYSKFLIELGKIFNRYGDNDFIDLSEIHIKVNQFGQIGKLEVDNMHLAVDAFKVKTEFNNYSQNFESKHRKCRINCLNEMTCIPAYQNKDSNVLEVIEKKSLRDYFHGEDEDILFDVHEYLKNNPISDLTFISNDKDFIKVISKLINVLSFNRYMYLGDFSEFS